The Spirosoma foliorum genome has a window encoding:
- a CDS encoding response regulator has protein sequence MKKPLIYIVDDETDYLALVQYVFTEFLPQYSLSVFTNGRIMLDELETAGEHPVLILLDLHMPILDGQQTLRKLKQGPDWKVIPVVMVTSGASAQEVQACYEAGANSCLAKPRYIESMQTLFKQVCSYWVNTNGPITT, from the coding sequence GTGAAGAAGCCATTAATTTATATAGTTGACGACGAGACGGACTACCTAGCGCTGGTCCAATACGTATTTACTGAGTTTCTGCCTCAGTACAGCCTTTCGGTATTTACAAACGGGCGTATTATGCTGGATGAGCTGGAAACAGCTGGGGAGCATCCAGTTCTAATTTTACTCGATCTTCATATGCCAATCCTGGACGGTCAACAAACGTTAAGGAAGCTTAAGCAGGGGCCTGACTGGAAAGTGATCCCTGTCGTGATGGTGACTAGTGGCGCATCAGCGCAGGAAGTCCAGGCCTGTTACGAAGCCGGAGCGAATTCCTGTCTGGCAAAGCCCAGATATATAGAATCTATGCAAACACTTTTCAAACAGGTCTGTTCCTATTGGGTTAATACAAATGGACCTATTACTACGTAA
- a CDS encoding response regulator transcription factor, whose amino-acid sequence MLLIHQLLEQPSLLAYFTGANNYAWLQFRNGERRLLAKPLVYFEERLPSFIRIHKIALINPDCVVSMQPPPRPKMAGSVRLSDGTELPVSRRRWHEVKQLLQIDHTLVEPKADVLSKQPESVQVDNYRADSPRIQAIMSGDTLLLTQHCINELGLDCNLQATSSGAELASSLLLTPSEEWPTLIFIDSRTNRVDSIMTLQTLKGHPKLRAIPVIWLAAPGNNMMQAYLLDANSVVSVPNEPTAFVSVLKELLLYWLTIVQLAN is encoded by the coding sequence GTGTTACTCATTCATCAACTCCTGGAACAGCCTTCCTTACTTGCCTACTTCACAGGAGCAAATAACTATGCCTGGCTGCAGTTTCGCAATGGAGAACGACGCTTACTGGCCAAGCCGCTGGTGTATTTTGAAGAACGGTTACCTTCGTTTATTCGCATACACAAGATAGCGCTGATCAATCCCGATTGTGTTGTCAGCATGCAACCGCCACCTCGCCCCAAAATGGCGGGATCGGTGCGGTTATCGGATGGAACTGAACTGCCCGTCAGCAGGCGACGCTGGCATGAGGTAAAACAATTATTACAGATTGACCATACGCTCGTTGAGCCAAAAGCGGATGTGTTATCGAAGCAGCCTGAATCGGTTCAAGTTGATAACTATAGGGCTGACTCCCCGCGCATTCAGGCTATTATGTCGGGTGATACGCTGCTGCTGACCCAGCATTGTATCAATGAGTTAGGGCTAGACTGTAACCTACAGGCCACTTCATCTGGAGCCGAGCTGGCTTCCTCTTTACTGCTTACTCCTTCTGAGGAGTGGCCTACGCTGATTTTTATCGACTCCCGAACCAACCGGGTAGATAGTATTATGACTTTGCAGACCCTGAAAGGCCATCCCAAGCTGCGGGCTATTCCTGTAATCTGGTTAGCTGCGCCTGGAAATAATATGATGCAGGCCTACCTGCTCGATGCCAATTCGGTTGTAAGTGTACCCAATGAACCAACGGCGTTTGTCAGCGTGCTGAAAGAACTGCTTCTGTACTGGCTGACAATTGTACAGCTAGCTAATTAG